A region of Curvibacter sp. AEP1-3 DNA encodes the following proteins:
- a CDS encoding tripartite tricarboxylate transporter TctB family protein → MTPALKARQEAAVAFGVLLLALGLGAGAWIIPSEAGYAGIGPDFLPWVVSIALFLCGGSLLLEVRRGGFLDMDDEEDSQPAFWPGFIWMSVGLLVNAALITTIGFIFSCTLCFVFAARGARLAQGQAVGGYRTWVTDAVVGLLIATPVFWMFTKFLAINLPGLTQGGWL, encoded by the coding sequence ATGACCCCAGCGCTGAAAGCGCGGCAGGAAGCTGCCGTTGCATTCGGCGTTCTGCTCCTGGCCCTCGGGCTGGGGGCAGGCGCTTGGATCATTCCTTCCGAAGCCGGCTACGCCGGTATAGGGCCTGATTTTTTGCCTTGGGTTGTTTCGATCGCATTGTTTTTGTGTGGGGGCTCCCTGTTGCTGGAAGTCCGCAGAGGCGGCTTTCTCGACATGGACGATGAAGAGGACAGCCAACCTGCCTTTTGGCCGGGTTTCATCTGGATGTCTGTCGGCTTGCTCGTGAATGCAGCGCTGATCACCACCATCGGGTTTATCTTCAGTTGTACCTTGTGTTTTGTGTTTGCCGCGCGAGGCGCGCGCCTGGCACAAGGGCAGGCCGTAGGCGGATACCGGACCTGGGTGACCGACGCCGTAGTGGGCTTGCTGATCGCGACGCCGGTGTTTTGGATGTTTACCAAGTTTCTGGCCATCAATTTGCCAGGTTTGACGCAGGGTGGATGGCTCTAA
- a CDS encoding sensor histidine kinase, protein MAATGTTPSLRKSLLLGILIPILLFVAVDTISLYRQALSAVNTAYDRTLLASAKAIGELLDIEGHGSDARLRAQVPYSALEAFEADNRSRMSYRVSNAQGQWVDGEQDLAIWTGKIPSQGPYAALVDFYDDTFRGDAVRVAVLLQPVASGRERTMAMVQVAETLELRHTLARQILLDTLQRQLILITVITGVVLFMVDRATRPVRQLSEELEQRSEDDLTALPAAELPLEIQPLAVATNHVMHKLQHLLDHQKRFVRDAAHQLRTPLAVLKVQVQSALRGDVPARQGLEEIEATVDRATQLANQMLSLAKVEQVRQQQDFAAMDWAEPVRAIALDLSALIAEKNLDFELVTEPCPVHAHEWMLREMARNLIHNAIRLTPEGGRLHIHLQQEDGQAELTISDSGPGISEALRMRLFQPFAAGSAHSGSGLGLTITREMVIALGGTIQLNNRYSGTACTGLDACVRLPVHLS, encoded by the coding sequence ATGGCAGCCACCGGCACCACACCGTCGCTGCGCAAAAGCCTGTTGCTGGGCATTCTGATCCCCATCCTGCTTTTTGTGGCGGTTGACACCATCAGCCTCTACCGGCAGGCCCTGTCTGCTGTGAACACGGCCTATGACCGGACCCTGCTCGCATCGGCCAAAGCGATTGGTGAGCTGCTCGACATTGAAGGCCACGGGAGTGATGCACGCCTGCGTGCCCAGGTGCCCTACTCGGCACTGGAAGCCTTTGAAGCTGATAACCGCAGCCGAATGAGTTACCGCGTTTCCAACGCCCAGGGGCAATGGGTGGATGGAGAGCAAGACCTGGCCATCTGGACCGGCAAGATACCTTCGCAAGGCCCCTATGCGGCCTTGGTGGACTTTTATGACGACACTTTCCGCGGCGATGCTGTGCGGGTGGCCGTGTTGTTGCAGCCGGTGGCCAGCGGGCGGGAACGCACCATGGCCATGGTGCAGGTCGCTGAAACGCTGGAACTGCGCCATACACTCGCACGGCAGATCCTCCTGGACACCTTGCAGCGGCAGCTGATCCTCATCACCGTGATCACGGGCGTCGTACTTTTTATGGTGGACCGGGCAACCCGGCCTGTGCGCCAGTTAAGTGAAGAGCTGGAGCAACGCAGCGAAGACGACCTGACGGCCCTTCCCGCAGCAGAGCTACCCCTCGAGATCCAGCCACTGGCCGTGGCCACCAACCATGTCATGCACAAGCTGCAGCATTTGCTGGACCACCAGAAACGCTTTGTGCGCGACGCTGCCCACCAGCTGCGCACGCCGCTGGCTGTGCTGAAGGTGCAAGTGCAATCCGCCTTGCGGGGGGACGTCCCTGCTCGGCAAGGCTTGGAAGAAATAGAAGCCACTGTCGACCGTGCCACCCAGCTGGCCAATCAGATGTTGTCGCTCGCCAAGGTGGAGCAAGTGCGCCAGCAACAGGACTTCGCCGCCATGGATTGGGCCGAACCTGTGCGGGCCATCGCACTCGACCTTTCCGCCTTGATCGCCGAAAAAAACCTGGACTTTGAACTGGTTACCGAGCCCTGTCCGGTCCATGCCCATGAGTGGATGCTCCGGGAAATGGCCAGAAATCTGATCCACAACGCAATCCGACTGACCCCGGAGGGAGGCCGTTTGCACATCCACCTGCAGCAGGAAGACGGCCAGGCCGAATTAACCATCTCGGACAGCGGCCCCGGCATTTCCGAGGCATTGCGAATGCGCCTGTTCCAGCCCTTTGCAGCTGGTAGCGCCCATTCCGGCTCGGGGTTGGGCCTCACCATCACCCGCGAAATGGTGATTGCATTGGGCGGCACCATCCAGCTCAACAACCGGTATTCCGGTACCGCCTGCACAGGTCTGGATGCTTGTGTACGATTGCCCGTCCACCTATCCTGA
- a CDS encoding Bug family tripartite tricarboxylate transporter substrate binding protein, with amino-acid sequence MRRDTFLKSMAVMAAAGALPMTARASANLKMMIPANPGGGWDGTGRALGKALIDAKLAETVQYDNKGGAAGVIGLAQFVNSAKGDPNALMVMGAVMLGGIITGKPAISLDKATPIARLTSEYNVFVVPADSPFKTMKDVVTQMQKDPGSVKWGGGSRGSTEHICASMLATKVNVDPKKVNYVAFRGGGEATAAILGGNVSVGGSGYSEFAEYITAGKMRAIGVTSEKRLTGINVPTMREQGYDVVLGNWRGVYGAPGITPEQRAALTDMIIKVTKSKGWAEALEKNGWMPAVLTGKAFDDFVDSDFASLRGIMHLSGMLS; translated from the coding sequence ATGCGTCGCGATACCTTCCTCAAATCCATGGCCGTGATGGCCGCAGCCGGTGCCTTGCCCATGACGGCACGCGCAAGTGCCAACTTGAAAATGATGATTCCAGCCAACCCCGGTGGCGGTTGGGACGGTACAGGTCGCGCCTTGGGCAAAGCCCTGATTGACGCCAAATTGGCTGAAACCGTGCAGTACGACAACAAGGGTGGCGCTGCCGGCGTGATCGGTTTGGCGCAATTTGTGAACTCTGCCAAGGGCGACCCCAACGCACTGATGGTGATGGGCGCTGTGATGTTGGGCGGCATCATTACCGGCAAACCAGCGATTTCCCTGGACAAGGCAACTCCCATTGCCCGCCTGACCAGCGAATACAACGTGTTCGTGGTGCCTGCTGATTCCCCCTTCAAGACCATGAAGGACGTGGTCACCCAGATGCAAAAAGACCCCGGCAGCGTGAAGTGGGGCGGCGGTTCCCGCGGATCTACAGAGCACATCTGCGCGTCCATGCTGGCAACGAAGGTCAACGTGGACCCCAAGAAAGTCAACTACGTTGCCTTCCGTGGCGGCGGCGAAGCAACAGCAGCCATTTTGGGTGGCAACGTGTCGGTGGGTGGCAGCGGCTATAGCGAGTTTGCCGAATACATCACCGCCGGAAAGATGCGCGCGATTGGCGTGACATCCGAGAAGCGTTTGACCGGCATCAATGTGCCGACCATGCGTGAGCAGGGCTACGACGTGGTTCTGGGCAACTGGCGCGGTGTGTACGGCGCGCCCGGCATCACTCCTGAGCAACGCGCTGCATTGACAGACATGATCATCAAGGTCACCAAGAGCAAGGGCTGGGCCGAAGCGCTGGAGAAGAACGGCTGGATGCCAGCGGTGTTGACCGGCAAGGCGTTCGACGATTTTGTGGATAGCGATTTCGCCAGCTTGCGCGGCATCATGCACCTGTCCGGAATGTTGTCATGA
- the ribBA gene encoding bifunctional 3,4-dihydroxy-2-butanone-4-phosphate synthase/GTP cyclohydrolase II, with the protein MTSLSPVPISPVEDIVADMRAGRMVILVDEEDRENEGDLVLAADHVTPEAINFMAKFGRGLICLTLTRERCEHLKLPPMAARNGTVYSTAFTVSIEAAEGVTTGISAADRAKTVQAAVAKNAVATDLVQPGHIFPLQAVDGGVLMRAGHTEAGCDLSAMAGCSPAAVICEIMKDDGTMARLPDLQLFAAEHGLKIGTIADLIQHRSQMESLIEQVGTRPLKTAYGEFTAHAFKDSTGQGVHLALVKGEWTAETVVPARVHEPLSVLDALEVNRSMHSWSLDAALAHIAQEGKGVVVLLNCGESGAQLLDQFEGTARASQAPERGRMDLRTYGIGAQILLKCGVQKMQLMGSPRRMPSMTGYGLEITGYISK; encoded by the coding sequence ATGACCTCCCTCTCCCCCGTGCCCATCTCCCCCGTTGAAGACATCGTTGCCGACATGCGCGCCGGGCGCATGGTCATTCTGGTGGACGAGGAGGACCGTGAAAACGAAGGCGATCTGGTGTTGGCGGCAGACCATGTCACGCCGGAAGCCATCAACTTCATGGCCAAGTTCGGCCGTGGCCTGATTTGCCTGACTCTCACCCGTGAACGCTGTGAACACTTGAAACTGCCTCCCATGGCAGCGCGCAATGGCACGGTGTACAGCACCGCCTTTACTGTGTCGATTGAAGCCGCGGAAGGCGTGACCACCGGTATCTCGGCAGCCGACCGCGCCAAGACCGTGCAGGCAGCCGTAGCCAAAAACGCAGTAGCTACGGACCTGGTGCAACCCGGTCACATTTTCCCTCTGCAGGCGGTGGACGGCGGTGTACTCATGCGCGCCGGCCATACCGAAGCAGGCTGCGATCTGTCCGCCATGGCCGGCTGCAGCCCTGCAGCGGTGATCTGCGAGATCATGAAAGACGACGGCACCATGGCCCGCCTGCCCGACTTGCAGCTGTTCGCTGCAGAGCACGGCCTGAAGATCGGCACGATTGCGGATCTGATTCAGCACCGCAGCCAAATGGAGTCGCTGATCGAACAGGTCGGTACACGCCCCTTGAAAACCGCTTATGGCGAGTTCACTGCCCATGCTTTCAAAGACAGCACCGGCCAGGGCGTTCATTTGGCGTTGGTCAAAGGCGAGTGGACCGCCGAGACCGTAGTGCCGGCCCGCGTTCACGAGCCCCTCTCAGTTCTGGACGCTTTGGAGGTCAACCGCAGCATGCACTCCTGGAGCCTGGATGCGGCACTGGCCCATATTGCCCAAGAAGGCAAAGGTGTCGTGGTCTTGCTCAACTGCGGCGAAAGCGGCGCTCAGCTTCTGGACCAGTTTGAGGGCACGGCCCGCGCTTCCCAGGCACCTGAACGCGGTCGCATGGACCTGCGCACCTACGGTATCGGCGCGCAGATCCTGCTCAAGTGCGGTGTGCAAAAAATGCAATTGATGGGCAGCCCTCGTCGCATGCCAAGCATGACCGGCTACGGACTGGAAATCACCGGCTACATCAGCAAATAA
- the ribH gene encoding 6,7-dimethyl-8-ribityllumazine synthase, which translates to MFGADKGTAASDRLNGKKLNIGIVQARFNADITDALAKACKTELLALGVSDKDIDHVTVPGALEVPVALQAMAEKGKYDALIALGCIIRGETYHFELVANESGAGVTRISLDYQLPVANAILTTENMEQAIARQTEKGRDAAQVAVEMANLLESI; encoded by the coding sequence ATGTTTGGCGCAGACAAAGGCACCGCAGCCTCCGACCGTTTGAACGGCAAAAAACTCAACATCGGCATCGTGCAGGCCCGCTTCAATGCGGACATCACCGATGCGCTGGCCAAGGCCTGCAAGACCGAATTGCTGGCCTTGGGAGTGTCTGACAAAGACATCGACCACGTCACCGTACCTGGCGCGCTGGAAGTGCCTGTGGCCTTGCAAGCCATGGCAGAAAAAGGCAAGTACGACGCATTGATCGCACTGGGTTGCATCATCCGCGGCGAGACCTACCACTTCGAACTGGTGGCCAATGAATCCGGCGCCGGTGTGACCCGCATTTCGCTGGACTACCAGTTGCCCGTGGCTAACGCTATCCTGACCACCGAAAACATGGAACAGGCTATTGCCCGCCAGACCGAAAAAGGCCGCGATGCGGCACAAGTCGCTGTCGAAATGGCCAATCTGCTGGAGAGCATCTGA
- a CDS encoding pyridoxal phosphate-dependent aminotransferase, producing the protein MHISSRAQNIEPFYVMEVAKAASALAAQVAHTDAPMVFLNIGEPDFTAPPLVQAAAEKAIRDGVTQYTAATGLPALRECISAWYGSRIGVDIAADRIVVTAGASAALHLACLALIEPGDEVLMPDPSYPCNRHFVSAAEGKAVLLETSAQERFQLSAAKVENAWGPRTRGVLLASPSNPTGTSIHPDELHSIHAVVRAKGGITLIDEIYLALSHEDQFGHTALAIDDQIISINSFSKYFNMTGWRLGWMVVPPSLAPVIERLAQNLFICPSTIAQHAALACFEPESIALYEARRAEFKARRDYFIPALRELGFGVPVEPDGAFYVWAECSELCAKLGLKSSWEFAFEVMNRAHVAITPGRDFGTAQTAQFVRFSTASSMKQLETAVQRLRAMLSTV; encoded by the coding sequence ATGCACATTTCCTCACGCGCACAGAACATTGAGCCGTTTTATGTGATGGAAGTTGCCAAGGCAGCTTCTGCCCTAGCCGCACAAGTGGCGCACACCGATGCGCCCATGGTGTTTCTCAATATCGGTGAACCGGACTTCACCGCGCCGCCTCTGGTGCAGGCCGCTGCGGAAAAGGCCATACGGGATGGCGTCACCCAATACACCGCAGCCACCGGCCTGCCCGCATTGCGCGAATGCATCAGCGCTTGGTACGGGAGCCGCATTGGGGTAGACATTGCGGCAGACCGCATTGTGGTAACCGCCGGAGCCTCAGCCGCCTTGCACCTCGCTTGCTTGGCGCTGATCGAGCCCGGCGATGAAGTGCTCATGCCCGACCCCAGTTACCCGTGCAACCGCCACTTCGTGAGCGCTGCAGAGGGCAAGGCCGTGTTGCTGGAAACCAGCGCACAAGAACGCTTTCAGCTCAGCGCCGCCAAAGTAGAGAACGCATGGGGTCCGCGTACCCGTGGCGTGTTGCTGGCTTCCCCCTCTAACCCCACCGGCACGTCCATCCACCCGGACGAGTTGCATAGCATCCATGCCGTGGTGCGGGCCAAAGGCGGCATTACGCTGATCGACGAGATTTACCTGGCCCTCAGCCACGAGGACCAGTTCGGGCACACCGCGCTGGCGATTGATGACCAGATCATCAGCATCAACAGCTTCAGCAAATACTTCAACATGACCGGCTGGCGCCTGGGCTGGATGGTGGTGCCCCCCTCGCTGGCGCCCGTGATCGAACGCCTGGCCCAGAACCTCTTCATCTGCCCCAGCACGATTGCGCAGCATGCAGCACTCGCCTGCTTCGAGCCCGAAAGTATTGCGCTTTACGAGGCCCGCCGCGCTGAATTCAAGGCCCGGCGCGATTACTTCATCCCTGCCCTGCGCGAGCTGGGTTTTGGCGTGCCGGTGGAGCCGGATGGCGCGTTTTACGTGTGGGCCGAATGTTCGGAACTTTGTGCCAAACTGGGGCTCAAGAGCAGCTGGGAGTTCGCGTTTGAAGTAATGAACCGCGCCCACGTCGCAATTACTCCCGGGCGCGATTTCGGCACAGCACAAACGGCACAGTTTGTGCGTTTCTCCACCGCAAGCTCCATGAAACAATTAGAAACAGCCGTGCAGCGTTTGCGTGCGATGCTGTCAACCGTTTAG
- a CDS encoding RNA-binding S4 domain-containing protein produces the protein MQSTRIDKWLWAARFFKTRSLATDEVNLGRVQWEGRDVKPAKEVKAGDTLTIWQGKVKRTVEVLQISEQRGPAPVAQLMYAETPESIQQRLAAAEQQRLSPEPAHTIAGGRPTKRDRRALQTGWNERWSASLD, from the coding sequence ATGCAAAGCACCCGGATCGACAAATGGCTGTGGGCGGCCCGCTTCTTCAAAACCCGTTCACTCGCCACGGATGAAGTCAATCTGGGACGGGTGCAATGGGAAGGTCGGGATGTGAAGCCGGCCAAAGAGGTCAAAGCCGGCGACACCCTCACCATCTGGCAGGGCAAGGTCAAGCGCACGGTCGAAGTACTGCAAATTAGCGAGCAACGCGGGCCGGCACCGGTGGCGCAGTTGATGTATGCCGAAACCCCGGAAAGTATTCAACAACGTCTGGCAGCCGCGGAACAACAGCGCCTGAGTCCGGAGCCCGCGCATACGATTGCAGGCGGACGCCCCACCAAACGGGACCGGCGCGCCCTGCAAACCGGTTGGAACGAGCGCTGGAGCGCCTCGCTGGACTGA
- a CDS encoding response regulator transcription factor: MHLLLIEDDPALHTTLQRSLVRAQMQVDVCSDGSVALQRWTDLQPDVVVLDLSLPGVDGLDVLKLARRNGLRTPVLILTARGTVGDKVLGLNAGADDYLPKPFDLDELEARVRALHRRNADNPPPQSSDLQVGELRLDRTSGAIYHRHQVMDLTPKELALMGALMSRPGHAVSKERLFEVVFPGQADVQYEAIEVVVYRLRKKLTATRVSLVTLRGLGYLLKAE, from the coding sequence ATGCACCTTCTTTTGATTGAAGACGACCCCGCACTGCACACCACACTGCAGCGCAGTCTGGTGCGCGCACAGATGCAGGTAGACGTTTGCAGCGATGGCTCGGTGGCCCTGCAGCGATGGACTGACCTGCAACCGGATGTGGTGGTGCTGGACCTGAGCCTGCCGGGGGTCGATGGTCTCGATGTACTCAAGCTGGCCCGCCGCAACGGCCTGCGCACGCCGGTGCTCATTCTCACCGCGCGCGGCACCGTGGGGGACAAGGTGCTGGGCCTGAATGCCGGCGCGGATGACTATCTGCCCAAGCCATTTGACCTCGATGAGCTGGAAGCCCGTGTCCGGGCTTTGCACCGTCGCAACGCTGACAACCCGCCCCCCCAAAGCAGCGACCTGCAGGTGGGTGAACTGCGTCTGGATCGGACCAGTGGCGCCATCTACCACCGGCACCAGGTGATGGACCTCACACCCAAAGAGCTGGCTTTGATGGGCGCGCTCATGTCCCGTCCCGGCCATGCCGTGAGCAAAGAACGCCTGTTTGAAGTGGTATTCCCCGGGCAGGCTGATGTGCAGTATGAAGCCATTGAAGTCGTGGTCTACCGTTTGCGTAAAAAGTTGACCGCCACCAGGGTGAGCCTGGTCACCTTGCGCGGGCTGGGCTACCTGCTCAAGGCTGAGTGA
- the nusB gene encoding transcription antitermination factor NusB, producing the protein MSDTPSNSAAKRPPRQSRTGLTATGARKAASKSNRTRAREFALQGLYQSLVGRNAVDDIDPFTRDLAGFSKADAVHFDALLHGCVAEAEALDALITPALDRPMSEISPIEHAIMWIGAYEMKHCLDVPWRVVLNECIELAKEFGGTDGHKYVNGVLNGIAPQLRAIEIEAERNKKPV; encoded by the coding sequence ATGAGTGATACCCCTAGCAACTCCGCGGCCAAGCGCCCCCCCCGTCAGAGCCGCACCGGCCTGACCGCCACCGGCGCACGCAAGGCCGCCAGCAAGTCCAATCGCACCCGCGCGCGCGAATTTGCGTTGCAAGGTCTTTACCAGAGCCTTGTAGGGCGGAACGCGGTAGACGACATTGATCCCTTCACCCGAGATCTCGCCGGCTTCAGCAAGGCTGACGCTGTGCACTTTGACGCTCTGTTGCATGGCTGTGTAGCTGAAGCAGAAGCCTTGGATGCCCTCATCACCCCGGCGCTGGATCGCCCCATGAGCGAGATTTCGCCCATCGAGCACGCGATCATGTGGATCGGTGCCTACGAGATGAAGCACTGCCTCGACGTGCCTTGGCGCGTGGTGCTGAACGAATGCATCGAACTAGCCAAAGAGTTCGGCGGCACAGACGGCCACAAATACGTCAACGGCGTGTTGAACGGCATTGCACCGCAGCTGCGCGCTATCGAAATTGAAGCAGAACGTAACAAGAAACCCGTCTGA